A region of the Candidatus Uhrbacteria bacterium genome:
CGGCGGATCGAGAGGCCGGCGAGCTTTTTCTTATCGCCTTTGAGGATACCCTGGTCGATGAAGAGGTTGCGGACCGTGTCCGAAGTCTGTGCACCTTTGCTGATCCAGTACTCCACGCGCTCCTTCTCAATATTGAGAGTGGCTGGATTGGTAAGCGGGTTGTAGGTGCCGAGAATCTCGAGGGCTTTACCCCACGGGTCGCGGGCTTTTTCAGACACGATAAAGCGGTAGGAAGGTTGTTTCTTCTTTCCGATACGGGTCAAACGGATGGTTAACATGAGGAAATTTAACTTGGGATAATAGGGAATCTCTGTCGCCAGACAGGACTCCTGAGCACGGGCAAAAGCTTATAGGAAAGCCTTAAAATGGTCAAGATTGGCCCTTGTTTGGGGGTTATGATACGCTTTTTCCAGCCCAGTTCACGGGCAAACTCATATTTTATCTTGCCGATATGGACGAAATGCAAAAGGACCAGCAGTTTCTCGAATACGTGTTAAGTCCCTGGTGAATCACCCGGAAGACGTTAAAACCACCCGTGAAATCGACGATCGCGGCGTGAAAATCACGCTGCACGTTAACCCCGAGGATATGGGGTATATCATTGGACGCCAGGGTCAGACGGCCCGTGCGCTCCGCATCTTGCTCAAGATCGTTGGCGCCAAGGATGATGCCCGCGTCAGCATGGTGATCTACGAGCCAGAAGAAATGCGCCGTCAGCATCAGGAAAAGAAGGGCGCTATGATGGGAGAATCGATGGGAGCTCCGATGGCAGGCGATCGACCTAAGCCGCGCGTTCACGGGGACGCTGGATTGGTTTCGGATGACGACTTGGCAGATCTCGGAATCTAATTTCCACAAAACCCCTCTCCATACCGAGAGGGGTTTTGGTTTGTGATTTCAGGCGAGACGTGGCAATCTTCTTTTATGAAAAAGCCTCTGCGTATCGATATTGTGACGATTTTCCCGGAGATGGTTGATCCGTATATGCACGGGTCGATTTTAGGGCGCGGGGAAAAGGCTAAGGCTTTGTCGATTCATACGCATCAGCTTCGGAAGTGGACGCATGACAATCATAAGACCGTCGATGATAAGCCGTTTGGCGGAGGGCCTGGAATGTTGATGAAGGTGGCGCCGTTTCATGAAGCGCTCGTGTCACTCAAGCTACGAACCAAAGATGGGAAGAAGACGGCGGGTTCAAAAAAGACGCGGGTTATTGTGACGAGTGCAAAGGGGAGGCCATTCACACAGAGTGATGCGGTTCGATTATCGAAATATAATCAACTGGTTTTTTTGTGCGGCCGATATGAAGGGATTGATGAGCGCGTCATCGAGCATCTGTGCGATGAAGAGTTTTCCATTGGTCCGTATGTGCTGACGGGTGGGGAGTTGCCGGCGATGGTGATGGCGGATGCGGTAGCAAGGCTTCGTCCGGGAGTTCTTGGAAAGGCAGAATCCCTTGCTCGTGAATCGCACACGATTGAAGGAGAGCTGGAACATGCGCAATATACTCGACCAGATAAATATCCTTTGAATAAAAAGAAAAGTTGGGATGTGCCGGAGGTTCTTCTATCAGGTGATCATAAAAAGATTGAAGAGTGGAGATCAAAACGGAAATGAAAAAACCCCGTCTCGCAGATGCGAGGCGGGGTTTTTCTATCAGGCATATTTGTCCATGAGGCGTGTACCGAGATCGATGAGGTATGGCGCGCCGGTGTGCGGGTTGCCGCGCTCGAGATCGCGCTCCAAGAAGTCGGGGAGCGTCTCGTCCTGGTATCTCGCCGAGGCGATGCCCCAGGAGATGGCCGCCGTCGAGTCGACATCGCCGCCCCAGCGGATCGCCTTGAGGAGAATCTCTTTTAGCGAGCGCTCCTGCGAGACGAGATGCGCGACCGACCACACGGAGGTGAGGCCGATGGAGCCGTAGGGACCGCTCACGACGGGAACGCCGGGCCAGGGCTTGTTGAAGATCTTGAGGAATTCCGCATCTTCTCTGGGGAGATGGCTTGTGCAGTAGACTCCGATCTTGCTGAGCGGTCCGTCCTCGTAAAGCGCGTAGTGGCTCATGAGGGCGACGGCGCGGGCGCTGAAGCGTCCGACGGGCGTGTCATGCGTGATCGTGGCCTGCAAGGTCGCGATCTCGAGCAGAGGCCCGATCTCACGAATCACGCCGAATGGTACTGCACGCATGGCCGCGCCGTTCTTGTCGGAATCCGGACGCAGGCGTTCCAAGAGTTCTGCGCCGGAGTCGATCTCCTCGAGCAGGGCTTGGAAGCCGCGCGAGTAGCCCTTACGCCGGCCGCCGCGAGCGAACTCGGCCACGTAGGCGTCCGCGAACTGGAGCTTGGTGTAGGGGGCGTCGTGCGCGATGAGGACGCGGGCGTTGGCCGCGGACATCTCGGTGTCGTCGGTGTAGAGACCGGGATGATCCTGATGCGTCGGATGCTTGATGTAGCGCTGGAATGCGAGACATTGAGCGCGAATGTCGTTGTCGCGCGGAAACTTGATGTACTCGGTAGCCATGCCGTACGCATCGCCCATTCCGATGCGGAGGAGAAGGTTGTTGTTTCGGAAGCGCATGTCGCCGACCTCTCTTTGTCATGAAAGTCCTGGCGCGACCCTAAGAGATTTTTAGTATTTCGTCAATCCTTGGAGGGTAGGAATCGTTTGGCGATTTCAAGTGGACCAACGGTCAAAATACCAGTACCGACAGCTAGTAAGAACCAGACGAGCGGTAACGGTTGCGTGCTGAGAGCTTCATTACCAATCGGGAGATAAACGCCAAAGATGGTCATGGCGATACCGAGACCTACGCCGATAGCCATCGGAGGATTTTCTAACGGATTCATTTTCCAGATCGGCTTATGGAGACTACGAAGAGCGAGAGCCATGAAGAGTGTTGATAGCGAGAGAGCTGCGTAGGTCATGGTGCGGGCGATTTCCGGATCAGTGATACGCAGGAATATCAGGTGCGTTACAAAAAGGATGATACTGCCGCCGAGTCCGCCGGCGATCACGAGAGAGCGGATTTGTTTGGTCAGAATTCCGCCGTGATGTTGTTTGCCGTCACCGCCCTTTTTTTCAAAAGCGTAGGCAATCGCGGGGAGCGAGTCGGTAAACACATTGATGAACAAGATTTGAAGGGCGTTTACCGGAAGCGGTAGACCGATGAGAAATGCTCCTACAACCAAAATGAATTCACCAAAGGCATTGGTGAGCGCGTAAGCGACGGCTTTGCGGATGTTTTCAACAATGCGGCGGCCTTCATGAATGGCTGTGACAATGGTCGCATAGTTGTCGTCAAGAACAACAAGATCGGCAGCGTCTTTAGAGACGTCAGTGCCGGACCCCATCGCGACGCCGATATCTGCTGCCCGAAGAGCTGGTGCGTCGTTGACGCCGTCACCTGTGACCGCCACGATTTCTCCCATGGATTGATAGCGTTCCACGAGCTGGAGTTTTTGGGCCGGAGTAACGCGCGCAAAGATGCGGGTGGCACGCAGATCCATGTCGCTCATACTATCGATATCTTTTCCGTGGACGGCGGTTTCTCCCGGACCAATCAAGCCGATTTCACGTCCAACAGCAGCGGCGGTACCTGGATGATCGCCCGTCAGGATGCGGGTGCGGACACCGGATTGGCCGATGTCGCGTATGGCATCGATGACGCTTGGACGCAATGGATCGCGGAAGCCGAGGAGACCGGCAAAGGCAAAGCCGCCTTTGATTTTTGTGGGATGGGGGAGCTGGTCTCCGCCATCGAGATCCATACTTACGACTCCAAGGAGACGTACGCCTTCGTTTGCACGATCAGCTATTTGTTTTTCTAGCGCTTGGCGCTTTTGATCTGGCCAATCGATCAAAGCAACGAGAATATCCGGTGCGCCAACAAGGACAGCGCGGCGTTTTTTGTCCTGTTCTACGACAACGCCCGAGAATTTGTAGCTGGAGTCAAAAGGGATACGCTGGATGATTTTGGGTTTGGACAAAACTTCCGGTAGGAGGACGGAAGACTTGGCGGCACCGTTGACGAGTGCGACTTCCATTGGCCGGCCAACGAGATTCCAGGTGGCGGGTTTGTCTTCTGGGTTTTCTAGAACGACTTGCGATGTGAGGACGGCGTTTGAGAGTAGGGAAGTATTATCGTAGCCGGTTTCCGGATACAGCTCTTCGAGCGACATCTTGGCTTGGGTGAGGGTGCCGGTTTTGTCGGTCAGGATGAGAGTGGTTGATCCCAGGGCTTCAGCGGCGACCATGCGTCGGACAACGCCTTGGCGGGCGGCTAAGCGTTCTACGCCGATAGCCAAGATGACGGTGAGAGCGATCGGCATGCCTTCTGGGACCGTTGAAACGCCGACAGCGACGGAAAGGAGGAGCATGTCGAGCCAGCCGCGGCCGGTCCAAATACCGAGAGCGAATAATCCAATAACAGCTACAATGACACCGATGCCAATCCAGCGAGAAAGTCGCGAGACTTCCAGTTGAAGCGGTGTTGGAGCTTCTTGTCCACGCGTGGTCATCTCGGCGATGGATCCGAATTCCGTATGTTGGCCGGTAGCTGTAATGAGGGCTTCTCCCAGTCCTTCTACAGCAACGGTTCCGCCGTGAAGCATGTTATGTCTATCGGCAAGCGAGGTTTCTGTGGCGACTTTATCGACGTTTTTTTCTGCGGCTTGGGATTCTCCGGTCAGGATGCTTTCATCGACGGATAAGCCTTGGGAGGCGATGAGGCGTGCGTCGGCCGGGATGCGATCGCCTTGGGAAAGAATGATGATGTCGCCTGGAACAAGGTTGGTAGCGTCGATTTCATGTTCATGCCCATCGCGGCGGACGCGGGCCTGCGTACGTAAATAGTTTTCCAGTCGATCGAGGACATGCTGGGCTTTCCATTCCTGCCAAAAGCCAAGAGCCGTATTGGCGATGATTGAAATAATGATAACGGCTGTCTCGATCCATTCCTGCAAGGCAAAGGTGATGACGCCGGAGGCAACAAGAATGAGCAGGAGAGGGTTGTAGAGTTGTCGTAAGAAAAGACGAATCGCCGTATCAGGGCGACGTCGGGGAAGGACATTTTTACCGGCAGCGAGACGTTGGACGACCTCTTTATCGGAAAGACCTTGCGATGAGCTTCCAAGAGCCTTCAAAGCGTCTTCTGGTGTCAGGCTCCAAGGTGCTACGACGTGTGAAGGGTGCGACATAGCTCCATGATATCGCGAATGCTTGACTTTAGCCCAGAAAAGCCCTAATCTACTCCGCGCAAGGCTCCATCGTCTATCGGTTAGGACAGCGGCTTTTCAAGCCGTTAAGAGGGGTTCGACTCCCCTTGGGGCTACCATCGAGCTTAGCTCGACTCTGCGGATGGGATCACGAAGCTTAGCTTCGCCCAACCGACGGGTTAAGAGGTGAACTCGACAACAAAAACCAGTCTTCAGTGACTGGTTTTTGTATTGACAAAATTCTAAAAATAGGGAACGGACTAGAAGGTATGCATTATGTTTACGTACTTTTTAGCGAGATTGATCGAATGCTGTATGTCGGCTCGACAAAGGACCTGCGAAAACGATGGAAAGATCATTGTGCGGGTCGAGCTGATGCCACGAAGGATCGTCGTCCGTTACGAGTGATTTATTATGAAGCGTATTTGACACAATACGAGGCAGAGCGTCGCGAGAAGTATCTAAAGGGTGGAAATGGCCGAGGGCAGTTGAAAAAGCAGCTCTCTGTAACCTTGGAAAAAGTTAACTATCGATTTAAGGATTCATGCCAAGCATAACAAAACACCCGCTGTAAGGCGGGTGTTTTGTTTTTCTGTTTAGGCGTTCTGTTCTTTGAGGTAGTTCAGCATTGTCTGCGCATCCGAGACTTCAAATGGATCGGTCGGACAGTCATCCATGAAGCCTGGTTCTACAAAGAGCTGTTTGATGACGCCGTCGTCGACAAACATGCTGTAGCGCCAGGAGCGGTCTCCAAAGCCGAGGTTGTTCTTTTTGACGAGCATGCCCATCTTTTCTGTGAAATCGCCGTTGCCGTCCGGGAGCATGAAGACTTTTTCCAGCTTCAAATCCTTGGCCCACTTGAACATGACAAAGGCATCGTTCACCGAGAGACAAATGACTTCATCGACGCCGAGCTTTTTGAAGTCGTCGTAGAACGCTTCGTAGCCTGGAGCGTGGACCGAGGAACAGGTTGGTGTGAAGGCGCCTGGCAAGGAAAAGAGGACAATCTTTTTGCCGGCAAAGATGTCGGCGGTTGAGCGGTCCTGCCAGCGGTATGGGTTTTCACCTGGGACGGACTCGTCGCGGACACGGGTTTTAAAGACGACGTCTGGGACGCGGTCGCCTGCTTGCAAATGGGCCATAATAGATAAAAGAAAAGATATTAACGAATCAACCGTTCATCGATCGTACTCACTTGTTTTTTTCTAGGCAAGGGCTACCAGGATTGCGCCGATGGTCACCATGATGCCACCGACGACTAACTGCCAAGAGATTTTCTCGGCCAAGAAAATGACAGAGAAGAGGATGATCATGGGCAGGCTCAAACGGTCGAGAGCTGCGAGTTTGGAGGCGCTGGTTGCTTTGAGGCCAAGAAAATAGAAGAGCCAGGATGCCGCTCCAAAGATGCCGGCTAAAGCGATGACACCCCAGTCTTTTGTTTGTAATTTAGAAATTGTTTGAAATTTGCCCGATGCAGCCACGGTCGCGACCATAAAGAGGAACATGAACATGCTGCGAATAGCTGTCGCGAGCGTCGGATCGACCGTTTTTAGGCCGATTTTCCCCGTGATCGTCATGAGGGCGGCGGTGATGGCGGCGAGGAGACCGTAGACAATCCACATAATTTGCCCCATTCTACCGTCTATGAAGCCTTTGCGCATCTTGGGAATCGAGACGAGCTGTGATGAGACGGCTGTGTCGATTTTGTATGCGTCCAAAACCAAGGTTGAGGTGGAGCAGGATTTTGTTTCTTCGCAGGTACCGATTCATCAAAAGTATGGCGGTGTTGTGCCGGAAGTGGCCGCAAGATCGCATGTGCCGGAGACGGTTTCTTTGATAACACAGGCTTTAGGAAAGAAAGGCTTGAAGGCTTTTGATGCGATTGCCGTGACGAGCGGGCCAGGGCTTGCGACGGCTTTGCGCGTTGGAATCGAGGCGGCGCGTGTTTTGGCTTGGCTGTCTGGTAAGCCGATTGTTGGTGTGAATCATTTGGAGGGACATCTTGCGTCTGCTTGGCTGAATGCCGAGAATCGCAAGCGTTGGAAATTTTCGTTGCTCGCGCTTATCGTCTCCGGAGGGCATACGGAATTAGTTTTAATGAAAGATTTTGGGAAATATCGGATTGTCGGGCAGACGCGTGATGATGCGGCGGGGGAGGCTTTTGATAAGACGGCCAAACTTATGGGGCTTCCGTATCCGGGAGGGCCACAGATCGCCAAGCTTGCCCTTGAAGGCGATGTCACGGCTTTTGATTTGCCGAGACCGATGATGAAAGATCCTTCTTTGGATTTTAGTTTTAGCGGATTGAAGACCGCCGTGCGTATTGCTTGGGAACCTTGGATGAAGGGACCCGTGGAACGACAAGAACAAGCGAAGAGGGATTTGGCTGCTTCGCTTCAGCAGGCAATTGTGGATGTATTGATTGAGAAGACATTACGAGCAGCGAAGAAATATAAGGTGAAGGGCGTGTTATTGGTGGGCGGTGTATCAGCTAATCAATTACTGCGCGAATCTTTGGATAAAGGTTTGGCTGAGCATTTGCTCGGCGTTGCTTTTTTACCTTCTGATCGGAAGTATATTACAGACAATGCAGCGATGATTGCGGCGGCTGGCGCTTGGAATTTGTGGAGACGCAAGAAGGACGATTGGCGTAAAATGGATGCAAATCCAGAATGGAATGTATGAAGTTTATTGTCTCGCGCATTGAAGATTGGGACGTGGTCGCTCAAGCGATTGCCGAGCAATTGAAGCCTGGGATGGCCATCAGGCTCACAGGACCGCTTGGAGCGGGTAAAACAACGCTGGTGCAGGCTTTGGCAAAGACCCTGGGCGCTAAGGGGGTACCGCGTAGCCCGACGTTTTCTTTGATGCGTACCTATCAGGCAAGTAAACGTATTGGTATCAAGCGATTGATTCATATTGATGCGTATCGATTGGAATCGGCGTCGGATGCGCATGCGCTTGGATTGGATGAGGAGATGGCGGAAGGGGATACAGTGCTGGCTGTTGAGTGGGCAGAAAAGCTGGGAAGTTTGTTGAGCGCGATTCCATCGATTGACGTGAAAATTGAAACGGACCCCAATAATGGGGCCCGTCGCGTGTCGGTTGTTTGATTATTTTGTCTCCTCTGCGGTTCCTGGTTCTGCGACCTCTGAATCGCTATTTGCGACGGCGAGGACTTCATCGACGCTGGTGAGGCCATCCAGGGCTTTGAGGAGGCCATCTTGAGCCATATTGATCATTCCGGCGGCTGTTGCCATCTCTGCGATGCGGGCTTCTGAAACGTCTTTTTTCAGGACTTCTTCTTCAATCTCATTGGTCATCGTGAAGATTTCATAGATACCGACACGGCCTTTGTAGCCATCATCTGTAGGTGTGATTTTGTCCGGATCCGGCTCCATAAAGTTGAGCTTGTCCAAATCGACAGAGTAGCCGGAGTTTTTGGAATGGCGCCGAGAATTCTTTTTACTTGATTCAATTTTGCGGAAGAGAGTTTTGCGGGGCGGGACATCTCGGGCTTCAGGCGTCGGACGAGGCGCTGACCGATAACGGCGTTCAAGGCAGGCGCAAGCAAGAATGGCTTTACGCCCATCGACATAAAGCGCGGAATGGCGCCGGCAGCGGAGTTAGTGTGGATGGTTGAGACGACGAGGTGACCGGTGAGAGCGGCCTGAATTGCGATTTCTGCCGTTTCCGCATCGCGGATTTCACCGACCATGACAATGTCAGGGTCTTGGCGCAGAATCGAGCGCAAGCCTTTGGCGAAGTCGTAATTGCGGCTGTGATCGATTTGGCTTTGGTTGATGCCTTGGAGCTTGTATTCAATCGGATCTTCAAGCGTGATAATTTTTTCTGTCGGCTGATTGAGTTTTTTGAGGATGGCGTAGAGCGTGGTTGTTTTACCGGAACCGGTCGGACCGGTGGTGATGATCATGCCGTTTGGCTTCTCGATTTCACGTTCCAAGTCTTCGAGAGCTTTGCCGCGGATACCGAGGTTATCGAATTCAAGAGCGATGGCTTTAGGGCGCAAGATACGCATGACGACGGACTCGCCAAAAGCCGTCGGCAAAAAGCTGACACGGATATCGATCTTTTCATTGGTGAGATAGATGGTGATGCGGCCATCTTGCGGAACATCCTCGACGTTGATTTTAACGCCGGCCAAAAGTTTGAGACGTCCGATGATTTGTTTCCAGGCGACGCGAGGGAGGCTGGCGGCGTCGCGCAGTTTTCCGTCGATACGGAAACGGATTTTTACGTCTTCTTCCTCGGCTTCTACGTGAACGTCCGAGGTTCCGATCTTGAGCGCTGCACCAAAGATAAGCGTGATGATGTCGGTCGTGTTTACTTCTCCGATTTTCTTTTGGAGATCGGTAAAGTTGGAAATTTCTTTTTCGTATTTTACCAAGTCGGCTTCCTCAATGCGGTAGCCGTAGATGACTTCTTTTGGAGTAGGGAGCTTGTCGTAGAGTTTGAGGGCGTATTCAAAACTGTCTTCCGATACAAGATAAATCTGGATGTTGGCGCTGCGGTCTTTTTTGATGCGTTCCGCAAGCTTATCGATTTCCGGACTTGGTGTTGGTGTTGCGAGACGGACCTCATCGCCGACAAGAAAAAAAGGCAGCACGCGCATAGTGGCGGCGATATCTTTTGTGATCAGCGAAAGTGCTTCCGGTGCAATCGGGAAGCCGCGGAGCGTGATGTAGGGGAGACTGAGCTGAGCGGCCTTTTCTTGAACAAGTTTTTCTTTTTCTCCCTGTTTGATCTCGCCCATGCGTTCCTCGAGTTTGGCGGCAACGCTTGGGGGAGTTTTAGGTGCAGCTCCAGCTCCAGGTTTGGCTGGAGCTGGAGTGGCGGAAGCGCCTCCTGCGGGCTTAGCCTGCTTCAGGAGGTCTTCAATGGAAGAGGCTTTTGGAGGCATAGCTTATGCGCGGGCAGAGCGGGAAAGCGATAACCACCAGCGATGGATTTTTGGAAGAGCTCCGCCTTCACCGAGGCGAATAAACAATCGATGCCAGGCGGCGTATTGGAAGGTGATCGCAAGCATTCCGGCGATGAATGTCGTGATGAAGAATAGCGAGACAAAAAGCACGAAGCCAAGGTAGACGATGACGGTCGAGTTCATGAGAGCGGCGGCGGCCATCAAGAGGAAAATCGGCAAGGCCATCAAGACAAAGGCGAGGGCTCCGGCGGCGAGAATGCCTGCGCCGATGAGAAAGAGAATCGTTCCAATCTCCAAGGCGTTCAACCAGCCCTGACGAAGTAGGTGCCAGGCGCGCTGCAATGACTCGGTGACGTGCGCGTCCTGAAGAACGATGGCATTAAGTGCAAAAAGATGAATGGCGGCTAAGGCGACGACAGATACGGCATAAAGGAATGCGCCAAGCGCCGCGAGAACACCCAGACCTGTTACAGGATTGGTTTGCGATAAGCCGTAAGGGACGAGGAAAAAGAATTTTGCGAGCCAGCCCAAGAAGAGTGTAACGATGTTGAGGGCGAGTACGCGCCAAGCATAACGAGCGCCAACGGTGACGCTTTCACCAAAGAGCGGAGCGCGTCCGCGGATTAATCCGCCAAGTCCAAAAGCGAGAGCGCCTTGGCTGATCACGGAAAGTCCGATGATCGTAGCAATAATCACGATCGCGACAGCGATGCTTTGGACGAGACCGAGTGCGGCGACGGCATTTGGTGCGGCGGCAAATCCTTGATAGAGAATCGTTAGAGCAGGCGGTATGCCACCAGTTGTAATACCGAGGCTGGTACGTCCGGCTTCACGGAACGTCGTTAAAAGAACATCGTAGATACCGCCTGTGTAAAGCAGTCCGGCAAATAAGGCCAGCGGCCAAATATAGCGGCGCGCCCATGCATCACGGAAGGCGTCTGGAATGATGACGCGGTAAAGGTGCGGATGCGGATTTGTTTTATTTTTGCGGATCATACGTTGGGTACAGAATATCATACGGAAACGCCCCCGACGAGTGAGGTCGGGGGCGTGTCGTCAGATGGTGTCGAGATGCTCCTCGTAGAGGAAATCGAGAAAATGTCCATAGGTCCAGTCCTCGCCGATCAGGTTGAGGTGACCCTTCACGAGTGTCCCGTACCGTTGCTTCGGATCGAAGCGCCGACGAGAGATGCGACCCAGCTCCTCGAGTTTCGTGATCACTTCGTCGGTGATACCGAGCGACTCCAGCGTCGCTTCTTCTTGGAGAGCGATGTTCGGTGTTGCACCTTGCTTCGCGAACCACTTCTCGAAGTTCTTTTTGATCTCGTCGCGAGACAGGATGCCAAGATCTTCTGCACGTACCGGCATTATCTACCTCAGGCCTAAAAATGTTGCATGAACTATCTTTTTTGTCAATACGAAAAGGGCGGGCACAAGGCCCGCCCTTACGATCTTAACTGGTGATTTCGGTTCCTTCTTTTTTCAGCTTGGCTTTGGGATTTGCTGGCGGGAATCCTACGACTTTTTCAAAGTCATCGCGTTCGATGATTTCGTGTTTGACCAAGTGATCGGCGATGCGGTCCATGGCGGCGCGGTTGTCGGTGATGATCTTGGTGGCGGTTTCAAGACCCTGCTTGATTAAGGCGTCGATTTCTTTGTCGATGAGGACGGCCTTGTCTTCCGAGTAGTCGCGGGTTTCCTGGATTTCGCGGCCGAGGAAAATCATTTCCTCGCGATGGCCGTAAGCGCGTGGGCCGAGGACGTCGCTCATGCCCCATTGGGTGACCATGTTACGAGCAAGACGCGTGGCTTGCTGCATGTCATTGGAGGCTCCGGTGGTCAGATCGCCAAAGATGACTTTTTCTGCGGCGTATCCACCGAGCGTCATGGCGATGTCTTCTACGTATTCCTGGCGGCGGCGCATCATGCGGTCTTCTGTCGGAAGCTTGATCGTGTAACCGGCGGCACGGCCGCGGGAGATGATCGAGACTTTTTGGACAGGGTCCGCAAAGGGGGAGACGTGGGCGACGAGAGCGTGGCCGGCCTCGTGATACGCCGTCACTTTGCGCTCTTCCTCGTTCATCAAGTGGCTGCGGCGTTCCGGACCAAGCATGACTTTCTCAATCGATTCGATGAGGTCGGTCATGTTCACCTCGGTTTGGTTGCGGCGGGCGGCCAAGATAGCGGCTTCGTTCATGAGGTTCATGAGGTCGGCACCGGAGAAGCCTGGAGTGCGCTCGGCTAAACGTTTGATGTTTACGTCTTTGGCGAGCGGCTTGTTTTTGCCGTGGATGTTCAGGATTTCTTCACGGTCGCGGATGTCCGGCGGGTCGAGGACGACGCGGCGGTCAAAGCGGCCTGGACGGAGCAATGCTGGATCGAGAACGTCAGGACGGTTTGTAGCAGCGATGACGATAACTCCCAAGTTTGGTTCAAAGCCGTCCATCTCGACGAGAATCTGGTTCAAGGTTTGTTCGCGTTCATCGTGGGAACCACCGACGCCGGAGCCGCGCTGGCGGCCGACGGCATCGATTTCATCGATGAAGACAATACACGGTGCTGTCTTTTTTGCTTTTGCAAACAAGTCGCGGACGCGCGAGGCACCGACACCGACGAACATTTCTACGAATTCAGAACCAGAGATGTGCAAGAAGGGGACACCGGCTTCACCAGCGACGGCGCGGGCGAGAAGCGTCTTACCGGTACCAGGAGAACCCATGAGCAAAACGCCTTTTGGAATTTTGGCTCCGAGCTTGGAGAATTTGTCCGGGCTCTTCAAGAACTCAACGACTTCCGACAATTCTTGTTTTGCTTCGCGTACACCGGCGACATTCGCAAAGGTTACTTTTTCCT
Encoded here:
- the rpsP gene encoding 30S ribosomal protein S16, with translation MLTIRLTRIGKKKQPSYRFIVSEKARDPWGKALEILGTYNPLTNPATLNIEKERVEYWISKGAQTSDTVRNLFIDQGILKGDKKKLAGLSIRRKAKLEKEKAAAK
- a CDS encoding cation-transporting P-type ATPase, with the protein product MSHPSHVVAPWSLTPEDALKALGSSSQGLSDKEVVQRLAAGKNVLPRRRPDTAIRLFLRQLYNPLLLILVASGVITFALQEWIETAVIIISIIANTALGFWQEWKAQHVLDRLENYLRTQARVRRDGHEHEIDATNLVPGDIIILSQGDRIPADARLIASQGLSVDESILTGESQAAEKNVDKVATETSLADRHNMLHGGTVAVEGLGEALITATGQHTEFGSIAEMTTRGQEAPTPLQLEVSRLSRWIGIGVIVAVIGLFALGIWTGRGWLDMLLLSVAVGVSTVPEGMPIALTVILAIGVERLAARQGVVRRMVAAEALGSTTLILTDKTGTLTQAKMSLEELYPETGYDNTSLLSNAVLTSQVVLENPEDKPATWNLVGRPMEVALVNGAAKSSVLLPEVLSKPKIIQRIPFDSSYKFSGVVVEQDKKRRAVLVGAPDILVALIDWPDQKRQALEKQIADRANEGVRLLGVVSMDLDGGDQLPHPTKIKGGFAFAGLLGFRDPLRPSVIDAIRDIGQSGVRTRILTGDHPGTAAAVGREIGLIGPGETAVHGKDIDSMSDMDLRATRIFARVTPAQKLQLVERYQSMGEIVAVTGDGVNDAPALRAADIGVAMGSGTDVSKDAADLVVLDDNYATIVTAIHEGRRIVENIRKAVAYALTNAFGEFILVVGAFLIGLPLPVNALQILFINVFTDSLPAIAYAFEKKGGDGKQHHGGILTKQIRSLVIAGGLGGSIILFVTHLIFLRITDPEIARTMTYAALSLSTLFMALALRSLHKPIWKMNPLENPPMAIGVGLGIAMTIFGVYLPIGNEALSTQPLPLVWFLLAVGTGILTVGPLEIAKRFLPSKD
- a CDS encoding GIY-YIG nuclease family protein, with the protein product MHYVYVLFSEIDRMLYVGSTKDLRKRWKDHCAGRADATKDRRPLRVIYYEAYLTQYEAERREKYLKGGNGRGQLKKQLSVTLEKVNYRFKDSCQA
- a CDS encoding ADP-ribosylglycohydrolase family protein: MRFRNNNLLLRIGMGDAYGMATEYIKFPRDNDIRAQCLAFQRYIKHPTHQDHPGLYTDDTEMSAANARVLIAHDAPYTKLQFADAYVAEFARGGRRKGYSRGFQALLEEIDSGAELLERLRPDSDKNGAAMRAVPFGVIREIGPLLEIATLQATITHDTPVGRFSARAVALMSHYALYEDGPLSKIGVYCTSHLPREDAEFLKIFNKPWPGVPVVSGPYGSIGLTSVWSVAHLVSQERSLKEILLKAIRWGGDVDSTAAISWGIASARYQDETLPDFLERDLERGNPHTGAPYLIDLGTRLMDKYA
- a CDS encoding peroxiredoxin, which translates into the protein MAHLQAGDRVPDVVFKTRVRDESVPGENPYRWQDRSTADIFAGKKIVLFSLPGAFTPTCSSVHAPGYEAFYDDFKKLGVDEVICLSVNDAFVMFKWAKDLKLEKVFMLPDGNGDFTEKMGMLVKKNNLGFGDRSWRYSMFVDDGVIKQLFVEPGFMDDCPTDPFEVSDAQTMLNYLKEQNA
- the trmD gene encoding tRNA (guanosine(37)-N1)-methyltransferase TrmD, with the translated sequence MKKPLRIDIVTIFPEMVDPYMHGSILGRGEKAKALSIHTHQLRKWTHDNHKTVDDKPFGGGPGMLMKVAPFHEALVSLKLRTKDGKKTAGSKKTRVIVTSAKGRPFTQSDAVRLSKYNQLVFLCGRYEGIDERVIEHLCDEEFSIGPYVLTGGELPAMVMADAVARLRPGVLGKAESLARESHTIEGELEHAQYTRPDKYPLNKKKSWDVPEVLLSGDHKKIEEWRSKRK
- a CDS encoding EamA family transporter, translating into MGQIMWIVYGLLAAITAALMTITGKIGLKTVDPTLATAIRSMFMFLFMVATVAASGKFQTISKLQTKDWGVIALAGIFGAASWLFYFLGLKATSASKLAALDRLSLPMIILFSVIFLAEKISWQLVVGGIMVTIGAILVALA
- the tsaD gene encoding tRNA (adenosine(37)-N6)-threonylcarbamoyltransferase complex transferase subunit TsaD: MKPLRILGIETSCDETAVSILYASKTKVEVEQDFVSSQVPIHQKYGGVVPEVAARSHVPETVSLITQALGKKGLKAFDAIAVTSGPGLATALRVGIEAARVLAWLSGKPIVGVNHLEGHLASAWLNAENRKRWKFSLLALIVSGGHTELVLMKDFGKYRIVGQTRDDAAGEAFDKTAKLMGLPYPGGPQIAKLALEGDVTAFDLPRPMMKDPSLDFSFSGLKTAVRIAWEPWMKGPVERQEQAKRDLAASLQQAIVDVLIEKTLRAAKKYKVKGVLLVGGVSANQLLRESLDKGLAEHLLGVAFLPSDRKYITDNAAMIAAAGAWNLWRRKKDDWRKMDANPEWNV
- a CDS encoding KH domain-containing protein codes for the protein MRVKSLVNHPEDVKTTREIDDRGVKITLHVNPEDMGYIIGRQGQTARALRILLKIVGAKDDARVSMVIYEPEEMRRQHQEKKGAMMGESMGAPMAGDRPKPRVHGDAGLVSDDDLADLGI